Proteins from a single region of Acidianus ambivalens:
- the cbsB gene encoding cytochrome b558/566 subunit B → MSYIKIFSIFLAISSSLAFLFEFIFPISYLPITFPYEGLLSYLGTAGLYMEVVFLGLVAIVMSNKVRSLLPLGIALLVSPSLNLIHNYSLSPYWSFVEIVLALLGIASLIEVTIKSNRRSLLFLPTLIMVMITTYAGTDTVFLHGDLAICYSFVFISSLLGVIIYAIIYNKIISKRAMMSYIAAIPGLFVFLPLYFLVVNNRFLEIIMNMVIPSAFGIVLYNPYNLPILLLALSVSIYTILLLAIKGNGYAGLGYFIIITTAFQAITGFHLLLYLLAPFIGFSILNYREIGNERTIMDDLKKLVQRLSLNT, encoded by the coding sequence TTGAGCTACATTAAAATATTTTCAATTTTTTTGGCAATATCCTCTTCTTTAGCCTTCCTTTTTGAGTTTATTTTCCCCATTTCTTACCTCCCTATTACTTTCCCTTATGAAGGGCTATTGAGTTATCTAGGTACTGCAGGGCTTTACATGGAAGTAGTATTCTTAGGTCTTGTAGCAATAGTTATGTCTAATAAGGTAAGGTCTTTATTACCTTTAGGAATAGCGCTCTTGGTATCTCCTTCTTTAAACTTAATTCATAATTATTCTCTCTCCCCTTATTGGTCCTTCGTAGAAATAGTGCTAGCATTGCTCGGTATTGCGTCACTTATAGAGGTTACAATAAAATCTAATAGAAGGTCACTCCTATTTCTGCCAACGCTTATAATGGTAATGATTACAACTTATGCAGGGACTGACACAGTCTTTTTGCACGGAGATTTAGCAATATGTTACTCGTTTGTCTTTATATCTTCATTACTAGGAGTAATTATTTACGCCATAATCTACAATAAGATAATATCAAAAAGGGCAATGATGTCTTATATAGCTGCAATTCCAGGCTTATTCGTGTTCCTTCCATTATACTTTCTAGTAGTTAATAATAGGTTCTTGGAAATAATAATGAACATGGTTATCCCTTCGGCTTTTGGGATAGTGCTTTATAATCCTTACAATTTACCAATACTCCTTCTTGCACTAAGTGTATCAATCTATACAATTCTCCTACTAGCAATTAAGGGCAATGGATATGCAGGGTTAGGATACTTTATAATAATAACTACCGCATTTCAAGCAATAACTGGATTTCACTTATTACTTTATTTGCTAGCACCTTTCATAGGATTTTCTATCCTAAATTATAGAGAAATTGGTAACGAAAGAACTATTA
- the cbsA gene encoding cytochrome b558/566 subunit A, with product MRKKIPLLIALVAMLFSIMLAFENVPLAQSFPTIVAYKVVGSANLANPGSCSFWNDIPWVNLSLTANIPNAPTSGLTHYILVKAAWNGSDIFVLVKWPAPNPAFGAWSAAAGALYPSATGPGLFRIIELMPGATYKLLTNCTGYVSIVNGKSESGRLAFSYKGVTVLAPNDTQIQVLSNGIILFYHSLRPMEYILYCNGLFYGYYTNSTWYYPDRVAMMWYMGTGTPTMDGMNIGGKYPGQVYDGYNLSVAGGSFKMPGGAANIWMWVSGATWNNATYDPAFKVHLWANESLTGLPYTDPDCGGFAVPLYTNNTNMYEVDCTGIWYTPVQSSGLNGSLFMIRTGAKWCNGYWTVEYVRSLTVPSNIAKYEPQITLNTTYYVAFAVWQGREGETLLDKSIVTPFVTLSLSTASHPTPPPPLVISPTLMTVTVVGVVVAVVALAIIWIVYRK from the coding sequence ATGAGGAAAAAGATCCCCTTGTTAATAGCTCTTGTTGCAATGTTATTTTCGATAATGTTAGCTTTTGAAAATGTACCTCTGGCTCAAAGCTTTCCAACAATAGTAGCATATAAAGTAGTAGGCTCTGCTAATCTTGCAAATCCAGGAAGCTGCAGTTTTTGGAACGATATACCCTGGGTTAATTTGTCATTAACTGCAAATATTCCAAATGCTCCTACCTCAGGTTTAACACACTATATACTTGTTAAAGCAGCTTGGAACGGAAGCGATATTTTCGTCCTAGTCAAATGGCCGGCTCCAAATCCTGCGTTCGGAGCTTGGTCCGCAGCAGCCGGTGCATTATATCCATCTGCTACTGGACCGGGTTTATTTAGAATAATTGAATTGATGCCCGGAGCTACTTATAAGTTGTTAACAAACTGTACCGGCTATGTTTCAATAGTTAATGGTAAAAGTGAGAGCGGAAGGTTAGCTTTCTCTTACAAAGGAGTAACAGTTTTAGCTCCGAACGACACTCAAATTCAAGTATTATCTAATGGAATAATACTATTCTATCATTCACTTAGACCTATGGAGTATATCCTTTATTGCAATGGTTTATTCTACGGTTATTATACTAACTCCACTTGGTACTATCCCGACAGAGTAGCAATGATGTGGTATATGGGAACTGGAACGCCTACTATGGATGGCATGAATATAGGAGGTAAATATCCAGGCCAAGTTTATGATGGATATAACTTATCAGTTGCTGGCGGATCTTTCAAGATGCCTGGCGGAGCAGCAAATATATGGATGTGGGTATCCGGAGCAACTTGGAACAACGCAACTTACGATCCGGCATTCAAAGTTCACTTATGGGCTAACGAATCATTAACTGGATTGCCTTATACAGACCCAGATTGTGGAGGATTTGCTGTCCCACTTTATACTAATAATACTAACATGTATGAGGTGGATTGTACAGGAATTTGGTATACTCCGGTACAAAGCAGCGGACTTAACGGCTCTTTATTCATGATAAGAACCGGCGCAAAGTGGTGTAACGGGTACTGGACAGTAGAATACGTTAGATCACTAACTGTGCCATCTAATATAGCAAAATATGAACCTCAGATAACTCTTAATACCACTTACTATGTAGCTTTTGCAGTATGGCAGGGAAGAGAAGGAGAGACGTTACTTGATAAGTCAATAGTAACCCCATTCGTAACCTTGTCACTATCCACAGCATCTCATCCAACACCACCTCCACCACTCGTAATAAGTCCCACACTAATGACAGTGACAGTAGTTGGAGTAGTGGTAGCAGTTGTTGCTTTAGCAATAATATGGATTGTGTATAGAAAGTGA
- a CDS encoding twin-arginine translocase TatA/TatE family subunit yields MFALQPSDIAIIIIVALVLFFGTSKIPELFRSMGKAVGEFKKGRLEAELEMQQMQQQNQPQVQNQADKAAELERQIQELQKQLEQLKSQKQQQQ; encoded by the coding sequence ATGTTTGCGTTACAACCTAGTGATATAGCAATAATAATAATTGTTGCCCTTGTGCTATTTTTTGGTACTAGTAAGATCCCTGAGTTGTTTAGGTCTATGGGTAAGGCTGTTGGTGAGTTTAAGAAGGGTAGGCTTGAGGCTGAATTGGAGATGCAGCAGATGCAGCAGCAAAATCAACCACAAGTTCAGAATCAAGCTGATAAGGCTGCAGAGTTAGAGAGGCAGATTCAAGAGTTGCAAAAACAATTGGAGCAGTTGAAGAGTCAAAAACAGCAACAACAATAA
- a CDS encoding twin-arginine translocase TatA/TatE family subunit, with amino-acid sequence MLGNISDTAIIILIAILLLAGQKDVAGTVRNLGKTLEEMRRRQNEFKEELRRELRETGEVTNSIKKDLSDKPIIRPYHQPTQDYKIKQLEEEIKRLQSELERLKNGDRKN; translated from the coding sequence ATGTTAGGTAACATATCAGATACGGCAATTATAATACTTATAGCTATACTCTTATTGGCAGGACAGAAGGACGTTGCTGGTACAGTGAGAAATTTAGGTAAAACTCTAGAAGAAATGAGAAGGCGTCAAAATGAATTTAAAGAAGAACTAAGGAGAGAATTAAGAGAAACCGGTGAAGTTACCAATTCTATTAAGAAAGATTTGTCAGATAAGCCAATTATTAGACCTTATCATCAACCTACTCAGGATTATAAGATTAAACAACTTGAGGAGGAAATAAAGAGACTGCAAAGTGAGTTAGAGAGGTTGAAGAATGGTGACAGAAAGAACTGA
- a CDS encoding sulfite exporter TauE/SafE family protein, with the protein MMEVEFLILLLISSIIAGFLGSLTGLGGATVLVPIYTLFLGIPMAYATGASLISTIATSSGTASAYIKDRITNVRIGMSLEIATTGGAIIGSLLAHWIYEHHLVFILFIVFGVVILSSVYPQIEKSSLELPKPMKPDWTTKIFQLYGEYYDAALRQEVKYYGVRWWLGEIVMFFAGLISGLLGIGSGALKVIGMDWAMNLPLKVSTTTSNFMIGVTAATSSSLYWLFGYIEPALAGITAVGVIIGSYLGTKVLVKTRNTRLRLIFIIILIFLGIEMIIRGVSLWT; encoded by the coding sequence ATGATGGAAGTAGAATTTTTAATTTTATTACTTATCTCTAGTATTATTGCAGGATTTTTAGGGTCTTTGACCGGATTGGGCGGGGCTACAGTTCTAGTGCCGATTTATACACTTTTCCTAGGAATACCTATGGCTTATGCTACTGGTGCCAGTTTAATATCCACTATTGCAACGTCTAGCGGTACGGCTAGTGCTTACATAAAGGATAGAATTACAAACGTGAGGATAGGAATGTCTTTAGAAATAGCAACTACTGGAGGTGCAATAATAGGTTCTTTGCTTGCTCACTGGATTTATGAACACCACTTAGTCTTTATTCTCTTCATCGTCTTTGGCGTAGTGATTTTATCTTCTGTTTATCCTCAGATAGAGAAAAGTTCTCTTGAATTACCAAAGCCAATGAAACCAGACTGGACTACTAAGATCTTTCAACTTTACGGTGAATATTACGACGCCGCATTAAGACAGGAGGTAAAATATTATGGAGTTAGATGGTGGTTAGGGGAAATAGTAATGTTCTTTGCAGGATTAATTTCCGGTTTACTGGGAATAGGTAGTGGAGCGTTGAAGGTAATAGGAATGGATTGGGCAATGAACCTACCGTTGAAGGTGAGCACTACCACGAGTAATTTCATGATAGGAGTAACTGCGGCCACCAGCAGTTCATTATATTGGTTGTTTGGATATATTGAGCCAGCTTTAGCAGGCATAACAGCAGTCGGCGTTATTATTGGTTCATATCTTGGCACAAAAGTTTTAGTAAAGACCAGAAATACTAGGCTTAGGCTAATTTTTATCATAATATTGATATTTTTAGGGATAGAGATGATTATTAGGGGTGTATCATTATGGACATGA
- a CDS encoding DUF1634 domain-containing protein: MDMNDVIGYALRIGVLISISLIIIGFILLSTTPQFSELTSPNSRFNTSVVKPEEVFRGIRKGNGVDFILLGLMVLIATPVVRVVLGIIQFAMQRNVIYVIITLIVLFNLLLAIFILPLII, translated from the coding sequence ATGGACATGAACGACGTAATTGGATACGCTCTTAGGATAGGTGTATTAATTAGCATTTCGCTGATAATAATAGGCTTTATTTTACTATCTACAACTCCACAGTTTTCTGAACTTACGTCACCAAATTCAAGGTTTAATACGTCAGTAGTTAAGCCTGAGGAAGTATTTAGGGGAATTAGGAAAGGTAACGGGGTTGATTTCATACTTCTAGGTTTAATGGTGTTAATAGCAACACCAGTGGTCAGGGTAGTTCTAGGAATAATACAGTTCGCTATGCAGAGGAATGTAATATATGTAATTATAACGTTAATAGTATTATTTAACTTATTGTTAGCAATATTTATTCTCCCACTTATAATATAG